Proteins from a single region of Manis javanica isolate MJ-LG chromosome 5, MJ_LKY, whole genome shotgun sequence:
- the SPO11 gene encoding meiotic recombination protein SPO11 isoform X5, translating to MAFAPMGPETSFFVVLDQHRASLLASLTTGGGKPEGGDMRLASSSEVLASIENVIQDIVVSLARNEAPVFTIDNRTSWENIKFEDSVGLQMASHCTTRKIKSDSPKSVKNFALILKILSMIYKLVQSNTYATKRDIYYTDSQLFGSQTVVDNIINDISCMLKVPRRSLHILSTSKGLIAGNLRFIEEDGTKVHCTCGTTAVAVPSNIQGIRNLVTDAKFLLIVEKDATFQRLLDDNFCNKMSPCIMVTV from the exons ATGGCCTTTGCTCCCATGGGGCCTGAGACCTCATTTTTCGTGGTTTTGGACCAGCACAGGGCTTCCCTGCTGGCCTCCCTAACGACAGGCGGCGGGAAGCCCGAGGGCGGGGACATGCGCCTGGCCTCTAG TTCTGAGGTTCTTGCATCTATAGAGAATGTTATCCAGGACATCGTCGTGAGCTTGGCAAGAAATGAAGCACCTGTATTCACAATAGACAACAGAACCAGCTGGGAGAATATAAA gTTTGAAGATTCTGTGGGTCTTCAGATGGCATCTCATTGTACCACAAGAAAAATCAAAAGTGATTcaccaaaatcagttaaaaattTTG ctctaattcttaaaatattgtCCATGATTTATAAATTAGTACAGAGCAACACTTATGCAACCAAAAG aGACATATATTACACTGACAGCCAACTCTTTGGTAGCCAGACGGTTGTGGACAATATTATCAATGACATTTCTTGTATGTTAAAAGTGCCAAGGAGGAGTCTACATATA TTATCTACATCAAAAGGTTTAATTGCTGGCAATTTACGGTTTATCGAGGAAGATGGAACCAAAGTGCATTGTACCTGTGGTACGACT GCTGTTGCTGTGCCGTCTAATATTCAAGGAATTCGGA ATTTAGTTACAGATGCGAAATTTCTATTAATTGTAGAAAAAGATGCAACATTTCAGCGACTCCTAGATGACAACTTTTGCAATAAAATGTCTCCGTGCATCATGGTCACG